From the Spiroplasma sp. BIUS-1 genome, one window contains:
- the rpsG gene encoding 30S ribosomal protein S7 has translation MRKHQAEKRDVLPDPIYNSKLVTRAVNKIMLDGKRGTAQHILYKAFEKIQEKTGTTPIEVFDKAIENIKPHLELKVRRIGGANYQVPVEVSTERKVTLALRWLINYSRLRNEKEMVDRLANEIIDASNGVGGSVKKREDTHKMAEANKAFAHYRW, from the coding sequence ATGCGTAAACATCAAGCAGAAAAAAGAGACGTGTTACCAGATCCAATTTATAACTCAAAATTAGTTACTAGAGCAGTTAACAAAATTATGTTAGATGGTAAAAGAGGAACAGCTCAACACATCTTATACAAAGCTTTTGAAAAAATACAAGAAAAAACTGGAACTACTCCAATTGAAGTATTTGACAAAGCAATTGAAAACATTAAACCTCATTTAGAATTAAAAGTTCGTCGTATTGGGGGAGCAAACTATCAAGTTCCTGTTGAAGTTTCAACAGAAAGAAAAGTAACTTTAGCTTTAAGATGATTAATCAATTACTCAAGATTAAGAAACGAAAAAGAAATGGTTGATAGATTAGCAAACGAAATTATTGATGCATCAAACGGAGTTGGTGGATCAGTTAAAAAACGTGAGGATACTCACAAAATGGCTGAAGCTAATAAAGCATTTGCACATTATCGTTGATAA
- the rpsL gene encoding 30S ribosomal protein S12 has translation MATINQLVRKPRKAKTWKTKAPALNRGVNTLLKKVTRISAPQKRGVCTRVATMTPKKPNSALRKYARVRLTNGMEVTAYIPGEGHNLQEHSVVLIRGGRVKDLPGVRYHIIRGTLDTTGVNGRMQSRSLYGTKKPKEKK, from the coding sequence ATGGCAACAATTAATCAATTAGTTAGAAAACCAAGAAAAGCAAAAACATGAAAAACTAAAGCTCCAGCTTTAAATAGAGGAGTTAACACTTTATTAAAAAAAGTTACTAGAATTTCAGCACCACAAAAAAGAGGTGTTTGTACAAGGGTTGCAACTATGACTCCTAAAAAACCTAACTCAGCGTTACGTAAGTATGCAAGGGTTAGATTGACTAACGGTATGGAGGTAACAGCTTATATTCCAGGAGAAGGACACAACTTACAAGAACATAGTGTTGTGCTTATCCGTGGGGGAAGGGTAAAAGACTTACCTGGGGTTCGTTATCATATAATTCGTGGTACTTTAGATACAACTGGAGTTAATGGAAGAATGCAATCTCGTTCTCTATATGGAACTAAAAAACCTAAAGAGAAAAAATAA